A single genomic interval of Labrys wisconsinensis harbors:
- a CDS encoding Gfo/Idh/MocA family protein, whose amino-acid sequence MTKRLRWGVLGTAGIARGQVIPAIRGSSNGEVVAVAGRDPERTRAFARDLDIPRAVDGYEALVADPGIDAVYIPLPNGAHAQWAIRSAEAGKAVLCEKPLAMDAAEAQRVADVFAARGVPLMEGFMYRFHPQNVRVLELVRSGAVGEVREVRAHLSVHLMDPPDPRNVRFDPAIGGGALLDMGCYTASIVRRIFGEEPETVQGWLDIDPSFGVDVSAAAILGYGGGRLGAMTCSFRAGGQGTCTIVGTKGTIEVPRAIIPGMDTRAPEGLVVLVDTDGRRREEVFAPVNQYRLMAEAFAEAVIAGRPVPYAPADAVANMRVLDAVARSAADGARVAIAPR is encoded by the coding sequence ATGACGAAGCGTCTGAGGTGGGGCGTGCTGGGCACGGCGGGCATCGCCCGCGGCCAGGTGATCCCGGCGATCCGCGGCTCGTCCAACGGCGAGGTGGTCGCCGTCGCCGGCCGCGACCCGGAGCGGACCCGGGCCTTCGCCCGCGACCTCGACATTCCCCGCGCCGTGGACGGCTACGAGGCCCTGGTCGCCGATCCCGGCATCGACGCGGTCTACATTCCGCTGCCGAACGGCGCCCATGCGCAATGGGCGATCCGCTCCGCCGAGGCGGGCAAGGCGGTGCTGTGCGAGAAGCCGCTGGCCATGGACGCGGCCGAGGCCCAGCGCGTCGCCGACGTCTTCGCCGCGCGCGGCGTGCCGCTGATGGAAGGCTTCATGTATCGCTTCCACCCCCAGAACGTGCGGGTGCTCGAGCTCGTCCGGTCCGGGGCGGTGGGCGAGGTGCGCGAGGTGCGCGCGCATCTCTCCGTCCACCTGATGGACCCGCCGGACCCCCGCAACGTCCGCTTCGACCCGGCCATCGGCGGCGGCGCCCTGCTCGACATGGGCTGCTACACCGCCAGCATCGTCCGCCGCATCTTCGGGGAGGAGCCTGAGACCGTGCAGGGCTGGCTCGACATCGACCCGAGCTTCGGGGTCGACGTATCCGCGGCGGCGATCCTGGGCTATGGCGGCGGCCGGCTCGGCGCCATGACCTGCTCCTTCAGGGCCGGCGGCCAGGGCACCTGCACCATCGTCGGCACCAAGGGCACGATCGAGGTGCCCCGCGCCATCATCCCGGGCATGGACACGCGCGCTCCGGAGGGCCTGGTCGTGCTCGTCGACACCGACGGGCGGCGGCGCGAGGAGGTCTTCGCGCCGGTGAACCAGTACCGGCTGATGGCCGAGGCCTTCGCCGAGGCGGTGATCGCCGGCCGGCCGGTGCCCTATGCCCCCGCGGACGCCGTGGCGAACATGCGGGTGCTCGACGCCGTGGCACGCTCGGCGGCGGACGGCGCGCGGGTCGCCATCGCGCCGCGCTGA
- a CDS encoding oxidoreductase, with protein MPLSVPDLEERHGRPPEEPHPALPLMFSPLRIRGLELRNRLVFQPHFTALGGRDGMVSDAHVAYHEERARGGVGLIVFESQAVHPSGKMSRRFVSAWDPATIPRYRRLAEAVHRHGARLIGQLTHGGHTSLENPPHLLWAPTQMPEPSSNFSTKAMDLDDIAATIEGFAVSARNAREGGFDGVEIKVAHDGLLRSFASPFFNHRTDRYGGSFENRVRLSVEVLQAIKAATAADFPVGVRICLHEFTPFGYGLDYGLRLAEALEATGCVDYFNADAGSFSSYWMEIPPAGVAAGTFRELNAALKRQTRLPVVAFGRISPPELGEEMLAAGEADLIGFARQLIADPETPNKLRSGRSHLVRPCIACNDACIYQVGQEKQVRCIHNPAAGREREVSERVLPPVDRARRVVVVGGGPAGMKVAEIARRRGHAVTLLERAGELGGQVRQAARQPEHQAIAGVADYLEAAIRDLGVDIRLRAEGSPAAIAALAPDVLVVATGSEPNLPDSNARPAADVRLARDLGRQVVPAIPGLDLPFVVSGDQVLRGEVQLQGRVLVIDVNGRWEAAGTAEYLADRGCRVEIVTPRHAVGSDLEGGTRTLFYRRAAVKRIAIRPETALVAIEPGRVRVASVFAADATSGWDGYMLHPGAESWIEGLDWVVAVLGRRSREDLYHRCREAPELRGVRIERVGDCVAPRLIESNIAEAHSLATQL; from the coding sequence ATGCCCTTGTCCGTCCCGGATCTGGAAGAGCGCCACGGCAGGCCGCCGGAGGAGCCGCATCCGGCCCTGCCGCTGATGTTCAGCCCGCTCCGCATCCGCGGCCTGGAGCTGCGCAACCGCCTGGTGTTCCAGCCGCATTTCACCGCCCTCGGCGGGCGCGACGGCATGGTCTCCGACGCCCATGTCGCCTATCACGAGGAGCGCGCCCGCGGCGGCGTCGGCCTGATCGTGTTCGAAAGCCAGGCCGTGCACCCCTCCGGCAAGATGTCGCGCCGCTTCGTCAGCGCCTGGGATCCGGCGACGATCCCGCGCTACCGCCGCCTGGCGGAGGCAGTGCATCGGCACGGCGCCAGGCTGATCGGCCAGCTCACCCATGGCGGCCACACCTCGCTGGAGAATCCGCCGCACCTCCTCTGGGCGCCGACGCAGATGCCCGAGCCCTCCAGCAACTTCTCCACCAAGGCGATGGACCTCGACGACATCGCCGCGACGATCGAGGGCTTCGCCGTCAGCGCCCGCAACGCCCGCGAGGGCGGCTTCGACGGCGTCGAGATCAAGGTCGCCCATGACGGCCTGCTGCGCTCCTTCGCCTCGCCCTTCTTCAACCACCGCACCGACCGCTATGGCGGCTCGTTCGAGAACCGGGTGCGGCTCTCGGTGGAGGTGCTGCAGGCGATCAAGGCGGCGACGGCGGCGGACTTCCCGGTCGGGGTGCGGATCTGCCTGCACGAGTTCACGCCCTTCGGCTACGGACTCGACTACGGCCTGCGCCTGGCCGAGGCGCTGGAGGCGACCGGCTGCGTCGACTATTTCAACGCCGATGCGGGCTCCTTCTCCAGCTACTGGATGGAGATCCCGCCGGCAGGCGTGGCGGCCGGCACGTTCCGCGAGCTCAACGCGGCGCTCAAGCGCCAGACGCGGCTGCCGGTGGTGGCCTTCGGCCGGATCAGCCCGCCCGAGCTGGGCGAAGAGATGCTGGCAGCCGGCGAGGCGGACCTGATCGGCTTCGCCCGCCAGCTCATCGCCGATCCGGAAACGCCGAACAAGCTGCGCAGCGGGCGCAGCCACCTGGTGCGGCCGTGCATCGCCTGCAACGACGCCTGCATCTACCAGGTCGGCCAGGAGAAGCAGGTGCGCTGCATCCACAATCCGGCGGCCGGCCGGGAGCGCGAGGTCAGCGAGCGGGTGCTGCCGCCGGTCGACCGGGCGCGGCGCGTGGTGGTGGTCGGCGGCGGGCCGGCGGGGATGAAGGTGGCGGAAATCGCCAGGCGACGCGGCCACGCCGTCACCTTGCTCGAACGGGCCGGCGAGCTCGGCGGCCAGGTCCGCCAGGCGGCGCGCCAGCCCGAGCACCAGGCCATTGCCGGCGTCGCCGACTATCTCGAGGCGGCGATCCGCGATCTCGGCGTCGACATCCGGCTGCGCGCCGAGGGCTCGCCGGCCGCGATCGCCGCGCTGGCGCCCGACGTGCTGGTGGTGGCCACCGGCTCCGAGCCGAACCTGCCCGACAGCAATGCCCGGCCGGCCGCCGACGTGCGGCTGGCGCGCGACCTCGGACGCCAGGTCGTGCCGGCCATCCCCGGGCTCGACCTGCCCTTCGTCGTCTCCGGCGACCAGGTGCTCCGCGGCGAGGTCCAGCTCCAGGGCCGCGTCCTGGTCATCGACGTGAACGGCCGCTGGGAGGCGGCGGGCACAGCCGAATACCTCGCCGACCGCGGCTGCCGGGTGGAGATCGTCACGCCGCGCCACGCGGTCGGCTCCGACCTCGAAGGCGGCACCCGCACGCTGTTCTACCGGCGCGCGGCGGTCAAGCGCATCGCCATCCGTCCCGAGACGGCGCTGGTCGCGATCGAGCCGGGCCGCGTCCGCGTCGCCTCGGTCTTCGCGGCGGATGCCACATCGGGGTGGGACGGATACATGCTCCATCCCGGCGCGGAAAGCTGGATCGAGGGGCTCGACTGGGTGGTGGCCGTCCTGGGGCGCCGCTCGCGCGAGGATCTCTATCACCGCTGCCGCGAGGCGCCGGAGCTGCGGGGCGTGCGGATCGAACGGGTCGGCGATTGCGTCGCGCCGCGGCTGATCGAGAGCAACATCGCCGAGGCCCACAGCCTCGCAACGCAACTTTAG
- the hemH gene encoding ferrochelatase, with protein MHDTIAGSGAKPVDHPPLRAGRIGVLLVNLGTPDGTTYWPMRRYLKEFLSDRRVIEVPRLLWWPLLNLIILSTRPSKSGAKYASIWNREKDASPLLVITQAQTEKLAARLAARSDRLVVDFAMRYGNPAIAPRIDRLRAAGCDRILIVPLYPQYAAATTATVCDKAFDHLKTLRWQPAVRIAPQWHEDPVYIEAVAASVRRSLAALDFEPEVILASFHGVPKSYLLAGDPYYCFAVKTGRLLRAALGLDEARLRITFQSRFGKEEWLKPYTDETVAGLAKAGTRRLAIVAPGFVADCLETLEELGTENREIFQHHGGEKFAYLPCLNDGEEGMAVLAHVVERELMGWI; from the coding sequence ATGCACGACACCATTGCCGGTTCCGGCGCCAAGCCGGTCGACCACCCGCCCCTGCGCGCCGGGCGGATCGGCGTGCTCCTGGTCAATCTCGGCACGCCCGACGGCACGACCTACTGGCCGATGCGCCGCTATCTCAAGGAGTTCCTGTCGGACCGGCGCGTCATCGAGGTGCCGCGCCTGTTGTGGTGGCCGCTGCTCAACCTGATCATCCTGTCGACCCGCCCCTCGAAGAGCGGCGCCAAATATGCCTCGATCTGGAACCGGGAGAAGGATGCCTCGCCCCTCCTGGTGATCACGCAGGCCCAGACCGAGAAGCTCGCCGCGCGCCTTGCCGCCCGTTCCGACCGCCTCGTCGTCGACTTCGCCATGCGCTACGGCAATCCCGCCATCGCGCCCCGCATCGACCGGCTGCGGGCCGCGGGCTGCGACCGCATCCTGATCGTGCCGCTCTATCCGCAATATGCCGCGGCCACCACGGCCACGGTCTGCGACAAGGCCTTCGACCACCTCAAGACGCTGCGCTGGCAGCCGGCGGTGCGCATCGCGCCGCAATGGCACGAGGATCCCGTCTATATCGAGGCAGTGGCCGCCTCGGTGCGCCGCAGCCTCGCCGCCCTCGACTTCGAGCCGGAGGTGATCCTGGCCTCCTTCCACGGCGTGCCGAAATCCTATCTCCTCGCCGGCGATCCCTATTACTGCTTTGCCGTGAAGACCGGCCGGCTGCTGCGCGCGGCGCTCGGTCTCGACGAGGCCCGGCTCAGGATCACCTTCCAGTCGCGCTTCGGCAAGGAGGAGTGGCTGAAGCCCTATACCGACGAGACGGTGGCGGGCCTGGCCAAGGCCGGCACCAGGCGCCTCGCCATCGTCGCCCCCGGCTTCGTCGCCGACTGCCTGGAGACCCTGGAGGAGCTCGGCACCGAGAACCGCGAAATCTTCCAGCACCATGGCGGCGAGAAGTTCGCCTACCTCCCCTGCCTCAACGACGGCGAGGAGGGCATGGCGGTGCTCGCCCATGTGGTCGAGCGCGAGCTGATGGGCTGGATTTAG
- a CDS encoding sigma-54-dependent Fis family transcriptional regulator, which translates to MLQASGLERARAALERSGRFPAGALPEAIAQSWSRCVARGLDPLDDPRGAVVPFDDVRARREKAGLLRRLALAELQLLHAQIAGSDFMIAFADADGVVLDTISDHRFAESAAGRSIVPGSVWREEERGTNALGLAIRDAAPIAIYGREHFFAAHGHLSCLAVPVFDPAGEVAGILDASCSNEARQQHTHALLRMAATEIENGLILQDRSSPLVLAFHPRPDYLDTLSAGLLVLDAEGRLRSLNRPGRALLSGLPAGAGTAFEALFDAGFAATMDGLRHGGPVRVRDRAGSAVFLAGRRIGGGAARAALPAAAVPAESGFVCGDAALQRGMRDLPAAVRRRMAVLITGETGTGKELMARHVHAVSGRGGAFVAVNCGAVPEQLFIAELFGHERGAYTNARNEGSPGLIGLADKGTLFLDEVADIPLPAQAALLRFLDDMEIRPVGGQKTRRVDVQVVSATNADLEQAVAARRFRRDLLYRLDAFAIALPPLRERSDFAALVHHLLARDGARLAITDDVMERLRGRSWPGNIRELGAHLRRAAIAADGDLLDDGAAEAEDDDACARCAGRPLDAMRCRRIRQAYAAEGGNVTAAARRLGLSRTTLYKHVGP; encoded by the coding sequence ATGCTGCAGGCATCGGGTCTGGAACGGGCGCGCGCGGCGCTGGAGCGCAGCGGGCGCTTTCCCGCCGGCGCCCTGCCGGAGGCGATCGCGCAGAGCTGGTCGCGCTGCGTCGCGCGGGGCCTCGACCCCCTGGACGACCCGCGCGGGGCGGTCGTTCCCTTCGACGATGTCCGGGCGAGGCGCGAGAAGGCCGGCCTGCTGCGCCGGCTCGCCCTGGCCGAGCTGCAGCTCCTGCACGCCCAGATCGCCGGCTCGGATTTCATGATCGCCTTCGCCGATGCGGACGGCGTGGTGCTGGACACGATCAGCGACCATCGCTTCGCCGAAAGCGCCGCCGGCCGCTCGATCGTGCCGGGCAGCGTCTGGCGGGAGGAGGAGCGCGGCACCAACGCCCTCGGCCTCGCCATCCGGGACGCCGCGCCGATCGCGATCTACGGGCGCGAGCATTTCTTTGCCGCGCACGGCCATCTCAGCTGCCTGGCCGTGCCGGTGTTCGACCCGGCAGGCGAGGTCGCCGGCATCCTCGATGCCTCCTGCTCCAACGAGGCTCGCCAGCAGCACACCCATGCCCTGCTGCGGATGGCGGCGACCGAGATCGAGAACGGCCTGATCCTGCAGGACCGCTCGAGCCCCCTCGTCCTCGCCTTCCATCCGCGCCCGGACTATCTCGACACGCTCTCGGCCGGCCTGCTCGTGCTGGACGCGGAGGGCCGGCTGCGCTCGCTCAACCGCCCTGGGCGGGCCCTGCTGTCGGGCCTGCCGGCCGGCGCCGGCACGGCGTTCGAGGCCCTGTTCGACGCCGGCTTCGCCGCGACCATGGACGGCCTGCGCCATGGCGGCCCCGTGCGCGTGCGCGACCGGGCCGGCAGCGCGGTGTTCCTGGCCGGCCGCCGGATCGGCGGCGGCGCGGCGCGGGCGGCCCTCCCGGCGGCGGCAGTCCCCGCCGAGAGCGGCTTCGTCTGCGGCGACGCCGCGCTGCAGCGCGGGATGCGGGACCTCCCCGCGGCGGTCCGGCGGCGCATGGCGGTGCTGATCACCGGCGAGACCGGCACGGGCAAGGAGCTGATGGCCCGCCACGTCCATGCCGTCAGCGGCCGCGGCGGCGCCTTCGTCGCGGTGAACTGCGGCGCCGTCCCCGAGCAGCTCTTCATCGCCGAGCTCTTCGGCCATGAGCGGGGCGCCTATACCAACGCGCGCAACGAGGGATCCCCCGGCCTGATCGGCCTCGCCGACAAGGGCACGCTGTTCCTCGACGAAGTGGCCGACATCCCGCTGCCGGCCCAGGCCGCCCTGCTGCGCTTCCTCGACGACATGGAGATACGGCCGGTCGGCGGCCAGAAGACGCGGCGGGTCGACGTCCAGGTGGTGTCGGCGACCAATGCCGACCTCGAGCAGGCCGTGGCCGCACGCCGCTTTCGCCGCGACCTGCTCTACCGGCTGGATGCCTTCGCCATCGCCCTGCCGCCCCTGCGCGAGCGCAGCGACTTCGCCGCGCTGGTCCACCACCTGCTGGCGCGGGACGGCGCCCGCCTCGCGATCACCGACGACGTGATGGAGCGCCTGCGCGGCCGGTCCTGGCCCGGCAATATCCGCGAGCTCGGCGCGCATCTGCGCCGGGCCGCGATCGCGGCCGACGGCGACCTCCTGGACGACGGCGCGGCCGAGGCCGAGGACGACGATGCCTGCGCCCGCTGCGCCGGCCGCCCCCTCGATGCGATGCGCTGCCGCCGGATCCGCCAGGCCTATGCGGCCGAGGGCGGCAACGTCACCGCTGCCGCCCGCCGCCTCGGACTGTCGCGCACGACGCTCTACAAGCATGTCGGGCCATGA
- a CDS encoding GlcG/HbpS family heme-binding protein produces MSDPSNLLATRPALTLPAARAVLAAAREAALRHGHAVCIAVLDDGGHLVCLERLDGTQIGSIEIAILKARTAVAFRRGTAVFQDAVDGGRPTLLCLPGAIPLDGGVPLAWRGEVLGAIGVSGADEAGDGAIARAGAAVLG; encoded by the coding sequence ATGAGCGATCCCTCCAACCTGCTCGCCACCAGGCCGGCGCTGACCCTTCCGGCGGCCCGGGCCGTCCTGGCGGCGGCGCGCGAGGCCGCGCTGCGGCATGGGCACGCCGTCTGCATCGCCGTGCTCGACGATGGCGGCCATCTCGTCTGCCTGGAGCGGCTCGACGGGACGCAGATCGGCAGCATCGAGATCGCGATCCTCAAGGCGCGGACCGCCGTCGCCTTCCGGCGCGGGACGGCCGTGTTCCAGGACGCGGTCGACGGCGGCCGCCCGACCCTGCTCTGCCTGCCGGGGGCGATCCCGCTCGACGGCGGCGTGCCGCTGGCCTGGCGGGGCGAGGTGCTGGGGGCGATCGGCGTCAGCGGCGCCGACGAGGCCGGGGACGGCGCCATCGCCCGGGCCGGGGCGGCGGTGCTGGGCTGA
- a CDS encoding GNAT family N-acetyltransferase, which translates to MNTDAIEIRLARPDDASAIAEVHDLAWRNAYRGLIPGPELERMVERRGAKWWKNAIDRKTRIVVLAFGGVVAGYATYGRNRALGLPFQGEIFELYLRPEYQGLGFGRRLFSAVRRDLAGHAVKSILVWALADNEGACGFYRRLGGEPVDTTVESFGSARLQKIAFGWSAAAG; encoded by the coding sequence ATGAACACCGACGCCATCGAGATCCGCCTCGCTCGTCCGGACGATGCCAGCGCCATCGCCGAGGTCCACGACCTCGCGTGGCGCAACGCCTATCGCGGGCTGATCCCCGGCCCGGAGCTGGAGCGCATGGTCGAGCGCCGCGGCGCCAAATGGTGGAAGAACGCCATCGACCGCAAGACCCGCATCGTCGTGCTGGCCTTCGGCGGCGTCGTCGCCGGCTATGCCACCTATGGCCGCAACCGGGCGCTCGGCCTGCCCTTCCAGGGCGAGATCTTCGAGCTCTATCTCCGGCCGGAATATCAGGGCCTGGGCTTCGGCCGACGCCTGTTCTCGGCGGTCAGGCGCGACCTCGCCGGCCATGCGGTGAAGAGCATCCTGGTCTGGGCGCTGGCCGACAACGAAGGCGCCTGCGGCTTCTATCGCCGCCTCGGCGGCGAGCCGGTGGACACCACCGTCGAGAGCTTCGGCAGCGCCCGGCTGCAGAAGATCGCCTTCGGATGGTCGGCTGCGGCCGGCTGA
- a CDS encoding SDR family oxidoreductase codes for MTGKPLVMITGASAGIGKATAQAFSKAGHPLLLLARRVELLRDLDLPDAVCVAVDVRDRTAVEAAIAEGEAAHGPVDCQVNNAGIAPLAKLEDQDPAEWREVIDINCVGVLNGMHAVMPAMKARRRGTIVNISSIAGRKSYPYHDVYCGTKFFVHAISEGARRNMAPYDVRVIVVSPGLTETDIPGTMLNEEARAFWLSGKEKVGGGIAAEDVANTILFAYQMPQNVLLQELTITPTRQDY; via the coding sequence ATGACAGGCAAGCCGTTGGTGATGATCACGGGCGCCAGTGCCGGCATCGGCAAGGCGACGGCGCAGGCTTTCTCGAAGGCGGGACACCCGCTGCTGCTGCTCGCCCGCCGCGTCGAGCTCCTGCGGGATCTCGACCTGCCGGATGCGGTCTGCGTCGCCGTCGACGTGCGCGACCGCACGGCGGTCGAAGCGGCGATCGCCGAGGGCGAGGCGGCGCACGGTCCGGTCGACTGCCAGGTCAACAATGCCGGCATCGCGCCGCTGGCCAAGCTGGAGGACCAGGATCCGGCCGAGTGGCGCGAGGTGATCGACATCAACTGCGTCGGCGTGCTCAACGGCATGCATGCGGTGATGCCGGCGATGAAGGCGCGCCGGCGCGGCACCATCGTCAACATCTCCTCGATCGCCGGCCGCAAGTCCTACCCCTATCACGACGTCTATTGCGGCACGAAGTTCTTCGTCCATGCGATCAGCGAGGGCGCGCGGCGCAACATGGCGCCCTACGACGTCCGCGTGATCGTGGTCTCGCCCGGCCTGACCGAGACCGACATTCCCGGCACCATGCTGAACGAGGAAGCGCGCGCCTTCTGGCTCTCCGGCAAGGAGAAGGTCGGCGGCGGCATCGCCGCCGAGGACGTGGCGAACACCATCCTGTTCGCTTACCAGATGCCGCAGAACGTGCTCCTGCAGGAGCTGACGATCACCCCTACGCGCCAGGACTATTGA
- the ppa gene encoding inorganic diphosphatase gives MRIDAISIGRNPPHEVNVIVEVPVGGEPIKYEMDKEAGTLVVDRFLYTSMRYPGNYGFVPHTLSDDGDPIDVLIANQRGIVPGAVIAVRPVGVLKMEDEGGGDEKIIAVPVPRLTRRYENVHNYTDLPEITRQQIEHFFEHYKDLEKNKWVKVTGWGDAKEAEAMILQAIERHKANKG, from the coding sequence ATGCGTATCGACGCCATTTCCATCGGCCGCAACCCGCCGCACGAGGTCAACGTGATCGTCGAGGTCCCGGTCGGCGGCGAACCCATCAAGTACGAGATGGACAAGGAGGCCGGGACGCTGGTGGTCGATCGCTTCCTCTACACGTCGATGCGCTATCCCGGCAATTACGGCTTCGTGCCGCACACGCTCTCCGACGACGGCGACCCGATCGACGTGCTGATCGCCAACCAGCGCGGCATCGTGCCGGGCGCTGTCATCGCGGTGCGGCCGGTCGGCGTGCTCAAGATGGAGGACGAGGGCGGCGGCGACGAGAAGATCATCGCCGTGCCGGTGCCGCGCCTCACCCGCCGCTACGAGAACGTGCACAACTACACCGACCTGCCGGAGATCACCCGCCAGCAGATCGAGCACTTCTTCGAGCACTACAAGGACCTCGAGAAGAACAAGTGGGTCAAGGTCACCGGCTGGGGCGATGCCAAGGAGGCCGAGGCGATGATCCTGCAGGCGATCGAGCGCCACAAGGCCAACAAGGGCTGA
- a CDS encoding sugar phosphate isomerase/epimerase family protein, with protein MKYAFNTWAYGSFPSWLPSYPLDEVVRRLARIGYDGIEIGCAAPHAWPAYLPAARRAELRRLMQGEGLPAVSLLPAPGGGPGFNAASPVAEERQGTVAHYKEVVDLAADLGAGIVLYIAGWQVFGTGRRDAWAWSTQALTEIGRHARERGIIVAIEPTAADSNLVETADDALEMMRETGLPNVKVMFDTYHALYRNEVAADYIRQMGADLAHIHFADTDRGAPGDGTVDWTGVMQAVRDAGFAGHLTMEIGFHTRKADPDHYARRALAYCKAIEASLG; from the coding sequence GTGAAATACGCCTTCAACACCTGGGCCTATGGCAGCTTTCCCAGCTGGCTGCCCTCCTATCCCCTGGACGAGGTGGTGCGGCGCCTCGCCCGCATCGGCTATGACGGCATCGAGATCGGCTGCGCCGCCCCCCATGCCTGGCCGGCCTATCTGCCGGCCGCCCGGAGGGCCGAGCTGCGCCGCCTGATGCAGGGCGAGGGCCTGCCGGCGGTCAGCCTGCTGCCGGCTCCCGGCGGCGGTCCCGGCTTCAACGCCGCCTCGCCCGTGGCCGAGGAGCGGCAGGGCACCGTCGCCCATTACAAGGAGGTGGTGGACCTTGCCGCCGATCTCGGCGCCGGCATCGTGCTCTACATCGCCGGCTGGCAGGTGTTCGGCACCGGCCGGCGCGATGCCTGGGCCTGGAGCACGCAGGCCCTCACCGAGATCGGCCGCCATGCCCGCGAGCGCGGCATCATCGTGGCGATCGAGCCGACCGCGGCCGACAGCAACCTGGTCGAGACCGCCGACGACGCCCTGGAGATGATGCGCGAGACCGGCCTGCCCAACGTCAAGGTGATGTTCGACACCTATCACGCCCTCTACCGCAACGAGGTGGCGGCCGACTATATCCGCCAGATGGGCGCAGACCTCGCCCATATCCATTTCGCCGACACCGATCGGGGCGCGCCGGGAGACGGCACGGTCGACTGGACCGGCGTGATGCAGGCGGTCAGGGATGCCGGCTTCGCCGGCCACCTCACCATGGAGATCGGCTTCCACACGCGCAAGGCCGATCCCGACCACTATGCCCGCCGGGCGCTCGCCTATTGCAAGGCGATCGAAGCGTCGCTGGGCTGA
- a CDS encoding threonine aldolase family protein, translated as MNFASDNWAGASPRVLDALRRAAEGIAPAYGQDETTQALARRLSTLFEREVAVFLTPTGTATNALALAALCPPNGAVLAHEEAHVIADEYGAPEFFGQGTRLIGMPGVGGKIDIAAIEAAFDRLPAAGSRQPTPAALTLTQASECGGVYSVPEVQALAAAAKARGLAVHMDGARFANAVAALKCTPAEITWKAGVDALSFGGTKNGALMAEAVVFFDPALARDFDWRRRRGGHVVSKARLISAQFLALLEDGHWLDLARHANAMAARLAEGLRTAGHRIPWPTQANEVFPVLPRPLIARLQAAGAAFYEWPTQSLAPEDAPEEDEALVRLVTSFATTPAEVERFLDAAA; from the coding sequence ATGAACTTTGCCAGCGACAACTGGGCCGGCGCGAGCCCGCGCGTGCTCGACGCCCTGCGGCGGGCGGCCGAGGGCATCGCCCCGGCCTACGGCCAGGACGAGACGACGCAGGCGCTGGCGCGGCGCCTGTCGACCCTGTTCGAGCGCGAGGTCGCGGTCTTTCTGACGCCGACCGGCACGGCGACCAACGCGCTCGCCCTGGCGGCGCTGTGCCCGCCGAACGGCGCGGTGCTGGCGCACGAGGAAGCGCATGTCATCGCCGACGAATACGGCGCCCCGGAATTCTTCGGCCAGGGGACGCGGCTGATCGGCATGCCGGGCGTCGGCGGCAAGATCGACATTGCGGCGATCGAGGCCGCCTTCGACCGCCTGCCGGCCGCCGGCTCGCGCCAGCCCACGCCGGCAGCGCTGACGCTGACCCAGGCGAGCGAATGCGGCGGGGTCTACAGCGTGCCGGAGGTGCAGGCGCTCGCCGCGGCGGCCAAGGCGCGCGGCCTCGCCGTCCACATGGACGGGGCGCGCTTCGCCAACGCCGTGGCGGCCCTGAAATGCACGCCGGCCGAGATCACCTGGAAGGCCGGGGTCGACGCGCTCTCCTTCGGCGGCACCAAGAACGGCGCGCTGATGGCCGAGGCCGTGGTGTTCTTCGATCCGGCGCTGGCGCGCGACTTCGACTGGCGCCGGCGGCGCGGCGGCCACGTCGTCTCCAAGGCGCGGCTGATCTCCGCGCAGTTCCTGGCGCTGCTGGAGGACGGGCATTGGCTCGACCTCGCCCGCCATGCCAACGCCATGGCGGCTCGGCTGGCCGAGGGCCTGCGCACCGCCGGCCATCGCATTCCCTGGCCGACGCAGGCCAACGAGGTGTTCCCGGTGCTGCCGAGGCCGCTGATCGCCCGGCTGCAGGCGGCCGGCGCCGCCTTCTATGAATGGCCGACCCAGAGCCTCGCTCCCGAGGACGCGCCTGAAGAGGACGAGGCGCTGGTGCGCCTCGTCACCTCCTTCGCCACCACGCCGGCGGAGGTCGAGCGCTTCCTCGACGCGGCGGCATAG